The following proteins come from a genomic window of Ilumatobacter coccineus YM16-304:
- a CDS encoding DEAD/DEAH box helicase codes for MNTSNLTSINALPAVEAPTGFFDLGVPARIDDGLAACGFAQPFNIQTEAIPVAMQGKDVCGRAKTGSGKTLAFGVPMLARITDEAKPMRPLGLVLVPTRELAVQVAEVLQPVANHAGMKVLPVYGGASRHHQVDEMAKGVEIVVATPLRLIDLIKSDEINLDDIQIVTLDEADRMADDGFTPQVEWILRHTGNRNQTMLFSATLDGDVGHLIRAYQTDPETVAIDEATDTVGNMSHLFLGIHHMDRDKVIGSIAKGIPKIIVFCQTKRQCDRATEKLQDLGLDAMAIHGDLQQKTRERVMRMFAESKLQILVATDVAARGIDIDDIGAVIHYEPAKDVKDYLHRSGRTARAGRDGWAITFAEYNQTTQVRILQRMLSMEPSKPVEVFSNDQRLLRLEEFGDDVKTSAQHPSNMKV; via the coding sequence GTGAACACGTCGAACCTCACTTCCATCAACGCGCTTCCGGCAGTCGAAGCGCCGACGGGGTTCTTCGACCTCGGCGTTCCGGCCCGCATCGACGACGGGCTCGCCGCATGCGGCTTCGCACAACCGTTCAACATCCAGACCGAGGCGATTCCGGTCGCCATGCAGGGCAAAGACGTCTGCGGCCGCGCCAAGACCGGCTCGGGCAAGACGCTTGCGTTCGGCGTGCCGATGCTCGCCCGCATCACCGACGAAGCCAAGCCGATGCGCCCGCTCGGGCTCGTGCTCGTGCCGACGCGTGAGCTGGCCGTGCAGGTCGCCGAAGTGCTGCAACCCGTTGCCAACCATGCCGGCATGAAGGTGCTGCCCGTCTACGGCGGCGCCTCGCGTCACCATCAGGTCGACGAGATGGCCAAGGGCGTCGAGATCGTCGTGGCCACCCCGCTGCGCCTCATCGACCTCATCAAGTCCGACGAGATCAACCTCGACGACATCCAGATCGTCACCCTCGACGAGGCCGACCGCATGGCCGACGACGGCTTCACGCCCCAGGTCGAGTGGATCCTGCGCCACACCGGCAACCGCAACCAGACGATGCTGTTCTCGGCAACGCTCGACGGCGATGTCGGCCACCTCATCCGGGCGTATCAGACCGACCCCGAGACCGTGGCGATCGACGAAGCGACCGACACGGTCGGCAACATGAGCCACCTGTTCCTCGGCATCCACCACATGGACCGTGACAAGGTCATCGGCTCGATCGCCAAGGGCATCCCGAAGATCATCGTGTTCTGCCAGACGAAACGGCAGTGCGACCGGGCCACCGAGAAGCTGCAAGACCTCGGTCTCGACGCCATGGCCATCCACGGCGACCTCCAGCAGAAGACGCGTGAGCGTGTGATGCGGATGTTCGCCGAGAGCAAGCTGCAGATCCTGGTGGCCACCGACGTGGCCGCCCGCGGGATCGACATCGACGACATCGGTGCGGTCATCCACTACGAGCCGGCCAAGGACGTCAAGGACTACCTGCACCGCTCGGGCCGCACGGCTCGCGCCGGGCGCGACGGCTGGGCGATCACGTTCGCCGAGTACAACCAGACCACGCAGGTCCGCATCCTGCAGCGCATGCTCAGCATGGAGCCGAGCAAGCCGGTCGAAGTGTTCTCCAACGACCAACGCCTGCTCCGCCTCGAGGAGTTCGGCGACGACGTCAAGACGTCGGCGCAGCACCCCAGCAACATGAAGGTCTGA
- a CDS encoding aminoglycoside phosphotransferase family protein yields MTSNMPAAEVDTSASLVRALLESQHPDLASLPLREAANGWDNVIFRLGDALSIRLPRRAMAARLVEHEQAVLPALGARLPIAIPVPVRIGRPEFDYPWSWSINPWIPGTIAAVTPFADPSREAQRLGAFMAALHTTAPVDAPSNPHRGHFVGRNTDINVERAAQLDWGDSMLERWGELVDVEPWPHEPTWIHGDLHGANLLVDDGEISGVIDFGDVCAGDPATDLSIAWSLFGERDRDVFREAASRGEHAVDDATWQRAEAWALHFAVIYTLHSADNPTMGAIGDHLRRTLLG; encoded by the coding sequence ATGACGTCCAACATGCCAGCAGCGGAGGTCGACACGTCGGCGTCGCTCGTGCGGGCGCTACTCGAATCCCAACATCCCGATCTCGCCTCGCTGCCGCTGCGCGAGGCGGCGAACGGTTGGGACAATGTGATCTTCCGGCTCGGCGACGCGCTGAGCATCCGGCTGCCGCGCCGCGCGATGGCGGCGCGTCTGGTCGAACACGAGCAGGCGGTGCTGCCCGCACTCGGTGCACGACTACCGATCGCGATCCCGGTGCCGGTGCGCATCGGCCGGCCCGAGTTCGACTACCCATGGTCGTGGAGCATCAATCCGTGGATCCCCGGCACCATCGCGGCGGTCACCCCGTTCGCCGACCCGAGTCGAGAGGCGCAACGCCTCGGTGCGTTCATGGCGGCGCTGCATACCACCGCACCCGTCGACGCGCCGTCGAATCCCCACCGGGGCCACTTCGTCGGGCGGAACACCGACATCAACGTCGAACGCGCCGCGCAGCTCGACTGGGGCGACTCGATGCTGGAGCGATGGGGCGAACTCGTCGACGTGGAGCCGTGGCCGCACGAGCCGACGTGGATCCACGGAGACCTGCACGGGGCGAACCTGCTGGTCGACGACGGTGAGATCAGCGGTGTGATCGACTTCGGTGACGTGTGCGCCGGCGACCCGGCCACCGACCTGTCGATCGCCTGGTCGCTGTTCGGTGAGCGCGATCGCGACGTGTTCAGGGAGGCGGCGAGCCGGGGCGAACACGCCGTCGACGACGCCACCTGGCAGCGGGCCGAGGCGTGGGCACTGCACTTCGCGGTGATCTACACGCTGCACTCAGCCGACAATCCCACCATGGGCGCCATCGGCGACCACCTCCGCCGCACACTGCTCGGCTGA
- a CDS encoding ABC transporter ATP-binding protein, which produces MSGAPLISARSLVKRFGSGPEAFTAVNGIDIEVAPGEAFGFLGPNGAGKTSTMRMIGCVSPVSDGELRIFGLDAATEGRKIRARMGVVPQLDQLDNELTVLENLVIYGRYFDLSRKAAAAKARDLLEFVQLTEKSDSKVEPLSGGQKRRVSIARSLINDPDLLLLDEPTTGLDPQARHVLWDRLYQLKELGATQVITTHFMDEAEQLCDRLVVMDGGVIVAEGSPQGLIAEHVRREVLEVRFGYGRNEEQLPRLDGVGARIEVLPDRLLIYDDDGDGALNELHRREVVPESALVRRSSLEDVFLKLTGRTLVE; this is translated from the coding sequence ATGTCCGGTGCACCCCTCATCTCGGCGCGTTCGCTCGTCAAACGGTTCGGTTCGGGCCCCGAGGCGTTCACGGCGGTCAACGGCATCGACATCGAGGTCGCACCGGGGGAGGCGTTCGGCTTCCTCGGCCCCAACGGCGCCGGCAAAACCTCCACGATGCGGATGATCGGGTGCGTGTCCCCGGTGAGCGACGGCGAGCTGCGGATCTTCGGCCTCGACGCCGCCACCGAGGGTCGCAAGATCCGTGCCCGCATGGGCGTCGTCCCGCAACTCGACCAGCTCGACAACGAACTGACCGTGCTCGAGAACCTCGTCATCTACGGCCGGTACTTCGACCTGTCGCGCAAGGCAGCGGCGGCGAAGGCCCGCGACCTGCTCGAGTTCGTGCAGCTCACCGAGAAGTCCGACAGCAAGGTCGAGCCGCTCTCGGGCGGCCAGAAGCGGCGCGTGTCGATCGCCCGGTCGCTCATCAACGATCCCGACCTGCTCCTGCTCGACGAGCCGACGACCGGGCTCGACCCGCAGGCCCGTCACGTCCTCTGGGACCGGCTCTATCAGCTCAAGGAACTCGGAGCCACGCAGGTCATCACCACGCACTTCATGGACGAGGCCGAGCAGTTGTGCGATCGCCTCGTGGTGATGGACGGCGGGGTGATCGTCGCCGAAGGATCGCCGCAAGGGCTCATCGCCGAACACGTTCGACGCGAAGTGCTCGAAGTTCGTTTCGGGTACGGCCGCAACGAGGAGCAACTCCCTCGTCTCGACGGCGTCGGGGCCCGCATCGAGGTGCTGCCCGACCGCCTGCTGATCTACGACGACGACGGCGACGGTGCGCTCAACGAACTGCACCGTCGAGAAGTGGTGCCCGAGAGCGCACTCGTCCGGCGCAGCAGCCTCGAGGACGTGTTCCTGAAGCTCACGGGAAGGACGCTCGTCGAGTGA
- a CDS encoding ABC transporter permease translates to MSTPAAIRVFARDWTYFKRIWKSVLIGSVLQPMMYLLGVGLGVGSLVDRGADSAELLGGVSYAAFYATAVIATTAMFVAGQEALWPTMDGFSWSYAYRAQTSTPIEPTDVALGLMLHYGLRSLLSTAGVVVVLTFFADTRNPGLLLTLPVGVLTGWAFAMPFAAWTATRETDSSFPAIMRFGIIPMFLFGGAFYPVEQLPDWLEPVAWITPLWHGIELCRGAVLGGLGGGMAVVHLAALIGFVTAGLVAASVTFTKRLRV, encoded by the coding sequence GTGAGCACGCCCGCGGCGATTCGCGTGTTCGCACGTGACTGGACCTACTTCAAGCGCATCTGGAAGTCGGTGCTGATCGGCTCCGTGCTGCAACCCATGATGTACCTGCTCGGCGTCGGGCTCGGCGTGGGCAGCCTCGTCGACCGTGGCGCCGATTCGGCCGAACTGCTGGGCGGTGTGTCGTACGCCGCCTTCTACGCCACGGCGGTCATCGCCACCACGGCGATGTTCGTGGCGGGACAGGAAGCGCTCTGGCCAACCATGGACGGATTCTCGTGGTCGTACGCCTACCGAGCGCAGACGTCCACGCCCATCGAACCCACCGATGTCGCGCTCGGCCTGATGCTGCACTACGGCCTCCGGTCGCTGCTGTCGACGGCGGGGGTGGTCGTGGTGTTGACCTTCTTCGCCGACACGAGAAACCCCGGTCTGCTCCTCACCCTGCCGGTGGGCGTGTTGACCGGTTGGGCCTTCGCGATGCCGTTCGCGGCGTGGACGGCGACGCGCGAGACCGACTCGTCGTTCCCGGCGATCATGCGCTTCGGGATCATCCCGATGTTCCTCTTCGGCGGAGCGTTCTATCCGGTCGAGCAGTTGCCCGACTGGCTCGAACCGGTCGCCTGGATCACCCCGCTGTGGCACGGCATCGAACTGTGCCGCGGGGCGGTGCTCGGCGGGCTCGGCGGCGGCATGGCGGTCGTCCACCTCGCTGCGCTCATCGGCTTCGTCACGGCCGGACTCGTCGCCGCCTCGGTGACCTTCACGAAACGGTTGCGCGTATGA
- a CDS encoding ABC transporter permease: MSVLTNPAAVTRIVPAVVFDVKRPQRMIERSAFVYRRSWMILVSGFFEPLFYLLSIRIGLSALIGDVETGGRLVPYDEFVAPGLMAASAMNGAVFDSTMNVFFKIKHSRLYDAVLATPLSAGDVAVGEITFAVIRGALYSTAFMLTMWALGMVSSPWIVLSVPACVLIGFAFASLGMALTTYMRSWEDFEYVPALTLPLFLFSATFYPLSQYGDFAWAVQFSPLYHGVELVRAANLGEWDVSILAHAGVLVALTIVGTVIAARRIERLLLT; encoded by the coding sequence ATGAGCGTGCTCACCAATCCGGCGGCGGTCACCCGCATCGTTCCGGCGGTCGTGTTCGACGTCAAGCGCCCGCAGCGGATGATCGAGCGCAGCGCGTTCGTCTATCGCCGGTCGTGGATGATCCTGGTCAGCGGGTTCTTCGAGCCGCTGTTCTACCTGTTGTCGATCCGCATCGGTCTGTCGGCACTCATCGGCGACGTGGAGACGGGCGGGCGGCTCGTGCCCTACGACGAGTTCGTCGCCCCCGGCCTCATGGCCGCCTCGGCGATGAACGGTGCGGTGTTCGACTCGACGATGAACGTCTTCTTCAAGATCAAGCATTCTCGGCTCTACGACGCCGTGTTGGCCACGCCGCTGTCGGCTGGCGATGTCGCCGTCGGCGAGATCACGTTCGCCGTGATCCGCGGCGCGCTCTACTCCACCGCGTTCATGCTCACGATGTGGGCGCTCGGCATGGTCAGCTCACCGTGGATCGTGCTCTCGGTGCCGGCGTGCGTGCTCATCGGCTTCGCCTTCGCCTCGCTCGGCATGGCGCTCACCACGTACATGCGCTCGTGGGAGGACTTCGAGTACGTCCCAGCGCTCACGCTGCCACTGTTCTTGTTCTCGGCGACGTTCTACCCGCTGTCGCAATACGGCGACTTCGCCTGGGCGGTGCAGTTCAGCCCGCTGTACCACGGCGTCGAACTCGTGCGTGCCGCGAACCTGGGGGAGTGGGACGTGTCGATCCTGGCGCACGCCGGCGTGCTCGTGGCGTTGACGATCGTCGGGACGGTGATCGCGGCGCGGCGTATCGAGCGGCTGCTCCTGACCTGA
- a CDS encoding M20/M25/M40 family metallo-hydrolase, producing the protein MTTTESSAADVIRERCDEVWDGIVPVLHDYIAIPNVSVVFDPQWREHGYMQQAVDLIAGWCRDRPIPGLTVEVVELPGRTPVILMEIPATDPDATGDDTVVLYGHLDKQPEMEGWRDDLGPWKPVLEGDRLYGRGGADDGYSAFASLTAIEAVHAAGLAHARCVVLIEASEESGSIDLPAYVEALSDRIGTPNLVVCLDSGCIDYDRMWVTTSLRGGVFGTLTVDIVTEGLHSGDASGMVPSSFRIARQLLDRVEDAVTGEALLPELVVEIPEGRLAEASATAAEIGAIADHYPFVDGAGPTTADPAEQLLARTWKTTLSVVGADGLPPTSRAGNVLRPSTSLKLSFRLPPTADPAAAHAAIAAALESDPPYGARVSFHDADAVPGWNAPATAPWLDEALEAASLASFGAPARTFGEGGTIPFMGMLGEKFPEAQFVITGVLGPDANAHGPNEYLHVPTARRLTMAIAHVLDAHARR; encoded by the coding sequence GTGACGACGACCGAATCTTCAGCTGCCGATGTGATCCGCGAGCGGTGCGACGAGGTGTGGGACGGCATCGTCCCGGTCCTCCACGACTACATCGCCATCCCCAATGTGTCGGTCGTGTTCGACCCGCAGTGGCGTGAGCACGGCTACATGCAGCAAGCCGTCGACCTGATCGCCGGATGGTGCCGCGATCGGCCCATTCCCGGGCTCACCGTCGAGGTCGTCGAACTGCCCGGCCGCACGCCGGTGATCCTGATGGAGATCCCGGCGACCGACCCCGACGCGACCGGCGACGACACCGTCGTGCTGTACGGACACCTCGACAAACAGCCGGAGATGGAAGGCTGGCGCGACGATCTCGGGCCGTGGAAGCCGGTCCTCGAAGGTGACCGCCTGTACGGCCGAGGCGGCGCCGACGACGGCTATTCGGCGTTCGCCAGCCTCACCGCGATCGAGGCGGTGCACGCCGCCGGGCTCGCCCACGCTCGTTGCGTGGTGCTGATCGAAGCGAGCGAGGAATCGGGGTCGATCGACCTGCCGGCCTACGTCGAGGCACTGTCCGATCGCATCGGTACGCCGAACCTCGTGGTGTGCCTCGACTCGGGATGCATCGACTACGACCGCATGTGGGTCACCACGTCGCTTCGCGGCGGCGTGTTCGGCACCCTCACGGTCGACATCGTCACCGAAGGGCTCCACTCGGGCGACGCATCTGGCATGGTGCCGTCGTCGTTCCGCATCGCCCGTCAACTCCTCGATCGCGTCGAAGATGCGGTCACGGGCGAGGCGTTGCTTCCAGAACTCGTCGTCGAGATCCCGGAAGGTCGACTCGCCGAGGCGTCGGCCACCGCAGCCGAGATCGGCGCGATCGCCGATCACTATCCCTTCGTCGACGGCGCCGGGCCGACCACCGCCGACCCGGCCGAGCAACTGCTGGCGCGCACGTGGAAGACCACGCTGAGCGTGGTGGGTGCCGACGGGCTCCCGCCGACCTCGCGGGCCGGCAACGTCCTGCGGCCGTCGACGTCGCTCAAGCTCTCGTTCCGCCTGCCGCCGACGGCCGACCCCGCAGCCGCGCACGCCGCCATCGCCGCTGCACTCGAGTCCGACCCGCCCTACGGGGCTCGCGTGTCGTTCCACGACGCCGACGCGGTTCCCGGCTGGAACGCACCGGCCACCGCACCGTGGCTCGACGAAGCGCTCGAGGCAGCGTCGTTGGCGTCGTTCGGTGCACCGGCGCGCACGTTCGGTGAAGGCGGCACGATCCCGTTCATGGGCATGCTCGGGGAGAAGTTCCCCGAGGCTCAGTTCGTCATCACCGGCGTGCTCGGACCCGACGCCAACGCGCACGGCCCGAACGAGTATCTCCACGTTCCGACCGCCCGTCGGCTGACGATGGCGATCGCTCACGTCCTCGACGCGCACGCTCGACGCTGA
- a CDS encoding TetR/AcrR family transcriptional regulator yields the protein MMTHDVREPTTERPSRGQTCAGVEESSCSCEGDGRIRRRLRNRKAILDALGSLLQRGVASPSLEEVADEAGVSTRSVYRHFGTVEEAREEWAVETERYVAGLVSNASGRVLDGASLEERCLSLVMARLALYDQVGGLVRATSARRAFSERDAKSYEFGRAVVEAQVPERFAPELDAMEPDERVVRLAMVNTLVSDLAIDDLMTRFGERRQQLVPLLVKQLVTAFTC from the coding sequence ATGATGACTCATGACGTGAGAGAACCGACGACCGAACGCCCCTCGCGCGGTCAGACGTGCGCCGGGGTCGAGGAATCGTCCTGCTCATGCGAAGGCGACGGCCGGATCAGGCGGCGTCTGCGCAACCGCAAGGCCATCCTCGACGCGCTCGGCAGCCTGCTGCAGCGGGGCGTGGCCAGTCCGTCGCTCGAGGAGGTCGCCGACGAAGCGGGGGTGTCGACCCGCTCGGTGTACCGCCACTTCGGCACGGTGGAGGAAGCTCGCGAGGAGTGGGCGGTCGAGACGGAGCGCTACGTCGCCGGACTCGTGTCGAACGCGTCGGGTCGCGTGCTCGATGGTGCGTCGCTCGAGGAGCGCTGTCTCAGTCTCGTCATGGCGCGACTGGCCCTCTACGACCAGGTCGGCGGCTTGGTTCGCGCCACGTCGGCGCGCCGAGCGTTCAGCGAGCGTGATGCGAAGAGCTACGAGTTCGGTCGTGCGGTCGTCGAGGCCCAGGTTCCCGAGCGGTTCGCTCCCGAACTCGACGCCATGGAGCCCGACGAGCGGGTGGTGCGCCTGGCGATGGTCAACACCCTCGTGTCCGATCTCGCGATCGACGATCTCATGACCCGGTTCGGGGAGCGTCGCCAACAGCTCGTCCCGCTGCTGGTGAAGCAGCTGGTCACGGCGTTCACCTGCTGA
- a CDS encoding nitroreductase family deazaflavin-dependent oxidoreductase, producing MPLSGEYEPSTWDWVAEQVETYERTGGAEANTLRDTGIPIIIVTCLGASSGKLRKFALMRVEHDGEYALIASKGGAPEHPGWYNNLVAEPMVEIQDGPEPHDYTTEIITGDERQTWWDRGVAVYPPYAEYQEKTDREIPVFLARRID from the coding sequence ATGCCGTTGAGTGGAGAGTACGAACCGAGCACGTGGGACTGGGTCGCCGAACAGGTCGAGACCTATGAACGAACCGGAGGCGCCGAGGCCAACACCCTCCGCGACACCGGCATCCCGATCATCATCGTCACCTGCCTGGGCGCCAGCTCGGGCAAGCTCCGCAAGTTCGCGCTGATGCGCGTCGAGCACGACGGCGAGTACGCACTCATCGCGTCGAAGGGCGGCGCCCCGGAACATCCCGGTTGGTACAACAACCTCGTCGCCGAGCCGATGGTCGAGATCCAAGACGGTCCCGAGCCACACGACTACACGACCGAGATCATCACCGGCGATGAGCGTCAGACCTGGTGGGATCGCGGCGTGGCCGTCTACCCGCCGTATGCCGAGTACCAGGAGAAGACCGACCGCGAGATTCCGGTCTTCCTCGCTCGTCGCATCGACTGA
- the leuD gene encoding 3-isopropylmalate dehydratase small subunit: protein MKEVHVITGTGVPLKRSDVDTDQIIPAVWLKQVERTGFEKGLFSAWRDEQDFVLNDERYAGANILVAGPAFGVGSSREHAVWAIQQYGFDAVIAPSYSDIFFNNCTKNGLVPVTLPETTVEAIWAAIEADPQTSIVVDVERLAVEVPAAGIDAGFPMPSDVQHRFLNGLDDIGITLGKAAAIDSYEANRPAYLR from the coding sequence ATGAAGGAAGTCCACGTCATCACCGGAACCGGCGTGCCGCTCAAGCGCAGCGACGTCGACACCGACCAGATCATCCCGGCGGTCTGGCTCAAGCAGGTCGAGCGCACCGGCTTCGAGAAGGGCCTCTTCTCGGCCTGGCGCGACGAGCAGGACTTCGTCCTGAACGACGAGCGCTACGCCGGTGCCAACATCCTCGTGGCCGGCCCGGCGTTCGGCGTCGGCTCGTCGCGTGAGCACGCCGTGTGGGCGATCCAGCAGTACGGCTTCGACGCCGTCATCGCGCCGAGCTACTCCGACATCTTCTTCAACAACTGCACGAAGAACGGCCTGGTGCCGGTCACGCTTCCCGAGACGACCGTCGAAGCGATCTGGGCGGCCATCGAAGCCGACCCGCAGACGTCGATCGTCGTCGACGTCGAGCGACTCGCCGTCGAGGTTCCCGCAGCAGGGATCGATGCCGGGTTCCCGATGCCGTCCGACGTCCAACACCGTTTCCTCAACGGGCTCGACGACATCGGCATCACCCTCGGCAAAGCCGCCGCGATCGACTCGTATGAAGCGAACCGTCCCGCCTACCTCCGCTGA
- the leuC gene encoding 3-isopropylmalate dehydratase large subunit, producing MSETPSRPKTLPEKVWERHLVQSGDGEPDLLYIDLHLVHEVTSPQAFDGLRLSGRSVRRPELTIATEDHNVPTADIDQPIADPISAKQVDTLRANTAEFGITNFPMGDPNQGIVHVIGPEQGRTMPGMTIVCGDSHTATHGAFGALAFGIGTSEVEHVLATQTLPQERPKWMSVTVDGDLQPGVTAKDVILAILGEIGTSGGIGHVIEYRGSAITSLSMEGRMTVCNMSIEAGAKAGLIAPDQTTFDYLEGREQAPKGADWDAAVADWKTLYTDEGAVWDKEVVLDAASIAPHVSWGTNPGQVISIDSLIPDPASFDNPTTRETVERALEYMGLEGGTSMRDVSVDTVFIGSCTNSRIEDLRAAAAVMEGRTVTVPRVMIVPGSHAVKQQALEEGLDQVFIAAGADWREPGCSMCLAMNPDKLQPRERAASTSNRNFEGRQGPGGRTHLVSPAIAAATAVNGTFCTPADLEVRS from the coding sequence ATGAGCGAGACACCGAGCCGACCGAAGACACTGCCAGAGAAGGTGTGGGAGCGCCACCTCGTGCAATCGGGCGACGGCGAACCCGATCTGCTCTACATCGACCTGCACCTCGTCCACGAAGTGACGAGCCCACAGGCGTTCGACGGGCTGCGGCTCAGCGGCCGCTCCGTGCGCCGTCCCGAACTGACGATCGCCACCGAAGACCACAACGTCCCGACCGCCGACATCGACCAGCCGATCGCCGACCCGATCTCGGCCAAGCAGGTCGACACCCTGCGCGCCAACACCGCCGAGTTCGGCATCACCAACTTCCCGATGGGCGACCCCAATCAGGGCATCGTCCACGTGATCGGTCCCGAACAGGGTCGCACCATGCCGGGCATGACCATCGTCTGCGGCGACTCGCACACGGCCACGCACGGAGCGTTCGGCGCGCTCGCATTCGGCATCGGCACGAGCGAGGTCGAGCACGTGCTCGCCACGCAGACACTCCCCCAAGAGCGCCCGAAGTGGATGTCGGTCACCGTCGACGGTGACCTGCAACCCGGTGTCACCGCCAAGGACGTGATCCTCGCGATCCTCGGCGAGATCGGCACGTCGGGCGGCATCGGCCACGTCATCGAGTACCGCGGTTCGGCGATCACCTCGCTGTCGATGGAAGGCCGCATGACGGTCTGCAACATGTCGATCGAGGCCGGCGCCAAGGCCGGACTCATCGCCCCCGACCAGACGACGTTCGACTACCTCGAAGGCCGCGAGCAAGCACCGAAGGGCGCCGACTGGGACGCCGCCGTCGCCGACTGGAAGACCCTCTACACCGACGAGGGCGCCGTGTGGGACAAGGAGGTCGTGCTCGACGCGGCATCGATCGCGCCGCACGTCAGTTGGGGCACCAACCCGGGCCAGGTCATCTCGATCGACTCGCTCATCCCCGACCCGGCGAGCTTCGACAACCCGACCACGCGCGAAACCGTCGAACGGGCGCTCGAGTACATGGGCCTCGAAGGCGGCACCTCGATGCGTGACGTCTCGGTCGACACCGTCTTCATCGGCTCGTGCACCAACAGCCGCATCGAAGACCTGCGGGCCGCCGCAGCGGTCATGGAAGGTCGCACCGTCACCGTGCCGCGCGTGATGATCGTGCCCGGCAGTCACGCCGTGAAACAGCAGGCGCTCGAAGAGGGACTCGACCAGGTGTTCATCGCCGCCGGCGCCGACTGGCGCGAGCCCGGCTGCTCGATGTGCCTCGCCATGAACCCCGACAAGCTCCAGCCCCGCGAGCGGGCGGCGAGCACGTCCAACCGCAACTTCGAAGGCCGTCAGGGCCCCGGCGGGCGCACCCACCTCGTCTCCCCGGCCATCGCCGCCGCCACAGCGGTCAACGGCACGTTCTGTACACCCGCCGACCTGGAGGTGCGGTCATGA
- a CDS encoding IclR family transcriptional regulator: MDIVTGVGVLDKAMTVLRSVAVEARSLNELQESTGLPRATAHRLAAALEAHAILRRDGDGRFELGHALISLGQAADERFPLDDLARPILSTLRDETGESTQLFVQEGSHRRCVVSLETPHGLRWIVPEGSVFPLEAGSAGRVLTGETSDTGWIESVGEREAGVASVSAKVAAPDGTIIAALSVSGPIERLTEQPGARFGTAVLAAAADLARVVAR, translated from the coding sequence ATGGACATCGTAACGGGTGTGGGCGTGCTCGACAAGGCGATGACGGTGTTGCGCTCCGTCGCGGTCGAAGCTCGGTCGCTCAACGAGCTGCAGGAGTCGACCGGCCTCCCGAGAGCGACGGCGCATCGGTTGGCGGCGGCGCTCGAAGCGCATGCGATCCTGCGCCGCGACGGCGACGGCCGCTTCGAACTCGGTCATGCGCTGATCTCGCTGGGTCAGGCGGCGGACGAACGCTTCCCGCTCGACGATCTCGCGCGTCCGATCCTGTCGACGTTGCGTGACGAGACCGGTGAGAGCACGCAATTGTTCGTGCAGGAGGGTAGTCATCGCCGCTGCGTCGTGTCGCTCGAGACGCCGCACGGACTCCGCTGGATCGTGCCGGAAGGGTCGGTGTTTCCGCTCGAAGCCGGCTCTGCCGGACGGGTGCTCACGGGCGAGACCTCCGACACCGGCTGGATCGAGAGTGTCGGCGAGCGCGAAGCCGGCGTGGCCTCGGTCAGCGCCAAGGTGGCGGCGCCCGACGGGACGATCATCGCCGCGCTCTCGGTGAGCGGCCCGATCGAACGACTCACCGAGCAGCCGGGCGCTCGATTCGGCACCGCCGTCCTCGCGGCCGCGGCCGACCTGGCACGCGTCGTCGCTCGCTGA